One Paenibacillus sp. FSL W8-0186 genomic window carries:
- the rpsP gene encoding 30S ribosomal protein S16, protein MAARIRLKRMGAHKAPFYRIVVSDSRSPRDGRFIEEIGYYNPVAEPAAVNIDEEKALKWLQNGAQASDTVRNLLSKAGVMKKFHELKQQK, encoded by the coding sequence ATGGCAGCTCGTATTCGTTTGAAACGCATGGGTGCTCATAAAGCTCCTTTCTACCGTATCGTGGTTTCGGATTCCCGTTCCCCGCGTGACGGCCGCTTTATCGAGGAAATTGGTTACTACAACCCGGTCGCTGAACCGGCAGCAGTAAACATTGACGAAGAAAAAGCGTTGAAATGGCTTCAAAACGGTGCGCAAGCATCTGATACTGTTCGCAACTTGCTGAGCAAAGCAGGCGTAATGAAGAAATTTCATGAGCTTAAGCAGCAGAAATAA
- the trmD gene encoding tRNA (guanosine(37)-N1)-methyltransferase TrmD, translating to MRVDVLTLFPEMFTGVFGTSILGKAQDKGIVSLNPVNFRDYAGNKHGTVDDTPYGGGGGMVLKPDPIFRAVEDLLSGKPANAPAPRIILMCPQGESFTQRKAEELAEEEHLIFICGHYEGYDERIREHLVTDELSVGDYVLTGGELPAMVVVDSVVRLLPGVLGNETSAVTDSFSTGLLEYPHYTRPVEFRGWKVPDILLSGHHANVADWRRKEALRRTWLRRPDLLEYAELTPKDQKWLDEIRAEHEE from the coding sequence ATGAGAGTGGATGTATTGACATTGTTTCCGGAGATGTTCACAGGCGTGTTTGGAACAAGCATTCTCGGCAAAGCTCAGGACAAGGGAATCGTTTCTTTAAATCCGGTTAATTTTCGTGATTATGCCGGAAATAAACACGGTACGGTGGACGATACGCCGTACGGTGGAGGCGGAGGAATGGTGCTGAAGCCTGATCCGATTTTTCGGGCGGTCGAAGATTTGTTGTCCGGCAAGCCAGCGAATGCCCCGGCTCCCCGAATTATCCTGATGTGTCCGCAGGGCGAGAGCTTCACGCAGCGCAAAGCGGAGGAGCTGGCCGAGGAGGAGCATCTCATCTTTATTTGCGGACATTATGAAGGGTATGACGAACGGATCAGGGAGCACCTGGTCACGGACGAGCTGTCAGTCGGGGACTACGTTCTAACGGGCGGGGAGCTGCCAGCGATGGTTGTCGTCGACAGTGTCGTCCGATTGCTGCCGGGCGTGCTTGGAAACGAGACCAGCGCAGTCACCGACTCCTTCAGCACGGGGCTGCTGGAATATCCGCATTATACCCGGCCGGTGGAGTTCAGGGGCTGGAAGGTGCCGGATATTCTGCTTAGCGGACATCATGCGAACGTAGCGGATTGGCGCCGGAAAGAAGCGCTGCGCAGAACATGGCTGCGCCGTCCTGATTTACTGGAGTATGCCGAGCTTACGCCAAAGGATCAGAAATGGCTGGATGAAATCCGAGCGGAGCATGAGGAATAG
- the smc gene encoding chromosome segregation protein SMC, translating to MFLKRIELSGFKSFADKTEMEFVRGITAVVGPNGSGKSNISDGIRWVLGEQSAKSLRGGKMEDIIFAGSDARKAVNYGEVSLTLDNTDQALPLDFSEVTVTRRVHRSGDSEYMINKQSCRLKDITELFMDTGIGKEAYSIIGQGRIEEILSTRSEDRRGIFEEASGIVKYKSRKRDARRKLDDTEQNLLRIHDLVSELEDQIGPLKEQSEKALRYKELREELKHKEISLYVHQIEKIHENWSEANDKLAKLQEEQLALSTIVSAHDAKLESDRLALRQLEEHIDELQGQLLEYSESFEKSEGFGEVLREREKNLIQNREQLRQSLAVNEERYAQRAEELNALSAKFAEAEKQLNELRTELSAEEVKLVGVTGGISQAQEEALKGQLLETMNQMAEARNEIRYADQQKESVQRRMDRSEEEGAKWRDELERLKGRKTELEKVLERLAKEISDLRSRYITESERQQSLQKLAEESSANIRKWEQRREALISRRDTMKEMEEDFDGFALGVKEVLKASRKSLLGGVHGAVAELIQVPEKLELAVETALGAAMQHIVMENEAVSRQAIAFLKQRQLGRATFLPLDVIRPRQMSAADKRTMEEAEGFIGIGAELVGHDPRYANIVGSLLGNVVFASDLERANKMAARCQYRFRIVTLEGDVVNAGGSMTGGSQHRKNSNLLGRKRQLEQLAADIRESEDMLEKLRSGLNDVRGQMKQCEQELEKLREAGDSKRTEEQSQTSELKQVEHEWRHVSEQFELYGQEKGHYVQELGELEKSKASAETRLKDLEKEEQTIRQSIQAAEFARKANESVKEELQHQLTGLKVREGKLDQECHSLREQLQRSQEEFEIQKKELEQNRSILQAIEADLKQNELQSVKQREELNDFKLKKERASEQLDMERASRSVLVKKLEDGESETKEQRVGLKAVEEQLRQTEIQANRLDVELDNILHKLSDEYELSFELAKQRYAVPEDVPQTQAEVKELKRQITLLGEVNLGAIDEYERVSERYQFLSEQKDDLVEAKATLYQVIKEMDDEMSKRFKTTFDAIRREFGTVFTKLFGGGRADLVLIDPDNLLETGIDVVAQPPGKKLQNLQLLSGGERALTAMALLFAILHVKPVPFCVLDEVEAALDEANVARFAQYLREFSEQTQFIVVTHRKGTMEEADVLYGVTMEEGGVSKLVSVKLEDEETVEIA from the coding sequence ATGTTTTTGAAACGAATCGAGTTATCAGGATTTAAATCATTTGCCGACAAAACGGAAATGGAATTCGTGCGCGGCATTACGGCTGTAGTTGGCCCCAACGGCAGCGGAAAGAGCAACATCTCCGACGGCATACGCTGGGTGCTGGGCGAGCAGAGTGCCAAATCGCTCCGCGGCGGCAAGATGGAGGATATTATTTTTGCGGGCAGCGACGCGCGTAAAGCGGTGAATTATGGAGAAGTCTCATTAACCCTCGACAATACGGACCAAGCTCTTCCGCTCGACTTCAGCGAAGTTACCGTAACCCGCCGGGTTCATCGCAGCGGGGACAGCGAATATATGATCAACAAGCAATCCTGCCGTTTGAAGGATATTACCGAGCTGTTCATGGATACGGGGATCGGGAAGGAAGCTTATTCGATTATCGGGCAAGGGCGGATTGAAGAAATTTTAAGTACGCGTTCCGAGGATCGAAGAGGGATTTTTGAGGAAGCCTCCGGGATTGTGAAATATAAAAGCCGCAAACGGGATGCACGGCGCAAACTCGATGATACGGAACAAAACCTGCTGCGTATTCACGATCTTGTCAGTGAACTTGAGGACCAAATCGGCCCTTTGAAGGAGCAGTCTGAGAAAGCGCTCCGTTATAAAGAGCTCCGCGAGGAGCTGAAGCATAAGGAAATATCGCTCTATGTCCACCAAATTGAGAAAATCCACGAGAACTGGAGCGAGGCGAACGACAAGCTGGCCAAACTGCAGGAGGAGCAGCTTGCGCTATCGACTATCGTATCCGCTCATGATGCTAAGCTGGAGAGCGACCGGCTGGCGCTTCGCCAACTGGAGGAGCATATCGATGAGCTGCAGGGGCAGCTTCTGGAGTACAGCGAGAGCTTTGAGAAGAGCGAAGGCTTCGGCGAGGTGCTGCGGGAGCGCGAGAAGAACCTGATTCAGAACCGGGAGCAACTGCGCCAGTCGCTTGCTGTCAATGAAGAGCGCTATGCACAGCGTGCGGAAGAACTGAATGCCCTGTCTGCGAAGTTTGCGGAGGCCGAGAAGCAGCTGAACGAGCTCAGAACCGAGCTGTCGGCCGAGGAAGTGAAGCTCGTAGGTGTTACCGGCGGGATCAGCCAGGCTCAGGAGGAAGCGCTCAAGGGGCAATTGCTCGAAACGATGAATCAAATGGCCGAAGCACGCAATGAAATCCGCTATGCCGATCAACAGAAGGAAAGCGTCCAGCGCCGGATGGACCGGTCGGAGGAAGAAGGCGCAAAATGGCGGGATGAGCTGGAGCGGCTCAAAGGTAGAAAAACCGAGCTTGAGAAGGTGCTGGAGCGTCTTGCCAAGGAAATCTCCGACCTGCGCAGCCGTTACATTACGGAGAGTGAGCGGCAGCAGTCTCTGCAGAAGCTGGCCGAGGAAAGCTCTGCGAACATACGTAAATGGGAGCAGCGGCGGGAAGCGCTGATTTCTCGCCGGGATACGATGAAGGAGATGGAGGAGGACTTCGACGGCTTTGCCCTGGGGGTAAAGGAAGTGCTGAAGGCCTCGCGTAAATCGCTGCTAGGCGGCGTCCACGGCGCCGTAGCCGAGCTGATCCAGGTGCCGGAGAAGCTGGAGCTTGCTGTCGAGACTGCGCTTGGAGCCGCGATGCAGCATATCGTCATGGAGAATGAAGCTGTCTCCCGACAAGCGATCGCGTTCTTGAAGCAGCGCCAGCTTGGACGGGCTACTTTCCTGCCGCTCGATGTCATACGTCCCCGGCAGATGTCCGCGGCAGACAAGAGAACGATGGAAGAAGCCGAGGGCTTCATCGGCATCGGCGCTGAGCTTGTCGGCCACGACCCCCGCTATGCGAACATCGTCGGCAGCCTGCTGGGCAATGTCGTGTTCGCAAGCGACCTGGAACGGGCGAACAAGATGGCGGCGCGCTGCCAATACCGTTTCCGGATCGTTACGCTGGAGGGAGACGTCGTTAATGCCGGCGGTTCGATGACCGGGGGAAGCCAGCATCGCAAGAATAGCAATCTGTTAGGGCGGAAGCGCCAGCTCGAACAGCTCGCCGCAGATATTCGCGAAAGCGAGGATATGCTGGAGAAGCTAAGAAGCGGACTCAATGATGTGCGCGGTCAAATGAAGCAGTGCGAGCAGGAGCTGGAGAAGCTGCGCGAAGCTGGCGACAGTAAGCGTACCGAAGAGCAGTCGCAAACGAGTGAACTTAAGCAAGTAGAGCATGAATGGAGGCACGTCTCCGAGCAGTTCGAGCTCTACGGGCAGGAGAAAGGGCACTATGTTCAGGAGCTCGGGGAGCTGGAGAAGAGCAAAGCCTCTGCGGAAACGAGACTGAAGGACCTGGAAAAGGAAGAACAGACGATCCGGCAGTCGATTCAAGCTGCCGAGTTTGCCCGCAAAGCGAATGAATCCGTCAAGGAAGAGCTGCAGCATCAATTGACTGGACTTAAAGTACGCGAGGGCAAGCTCGATCAGGAGTGTCATTCCCTCCGCGAACAGCTGCAGCGTTCGCAGGAAGAGTTTGAGATTCAGAAGAAGGAACTGGAGCAGAACCGCAGCATATTACAAGCGATCGAGGCCGACTTGAAGCAAAATGAGCTGCAAAGCGTCAAGCAGCGGGAAGAGCTGAACGACTTCAAGCTGAAGAAGGAGCGAGCTAGCGAGCAGCTTGATATGGAGCGCGCTTCGCGGAGCGTGCTGGTGAAGAAGCTGGAAGATGGCGAGAGTGAAACCAAGGAGCAGAGAGTTGGTCTTAAGGCAGTCGAGGAGCAGCTTCGCCAGACTGAGATTCAAGCGAACCGGCTGGATGTGGAGCTCGACAACATTCTGCACAAGCTGAGCGATGAATATGAGCTCAGCTTTGAGCTTGCGAAGCAGCGTTACGCCGTTCCAGAGGATGTGCCGCAGACACAGGCGGAAGTCAAGGAGCTGAAACGCCAAATTACGCTTCTGGGAGAAGTGAATTTGGGAGCGATTGACGAGTATGAGCGTGTCTCTGAGCGCTACCAGTTCCTCAGCGAGCAGAAGGATGACCTTGTGGAAGCCAAGGCGACGCTGTACCAGGTCATCAAGGAAATGGATGACGAAATGTCCAAGCGCTTCAAAACGACCTTCGATGCGATTCGCCGCGAATTCGGCACGGTATTCACCAAGTTGTTCGGAGGCGGCCGTGCGGATCTGGTCCTTATTGATCCGGATAACCTGCTTGAGACCGGGATTGACGTTGTCGCCCAGCCGCCGGGCAAGAAATTGCAGAACCTGCAGCTGCTATCCGGGGGAGAGCGGGCTTTGACGGCAATGGCCCTTCTCTTTGCCATCCTGCACGTCAAGCCGGTGCCGTTCTGCGTGCTTGACGAGGTAGAAGCGGCTCTGGATGAAGCGAACGTGGCAAGATTCGCCCAGTACTTGCGCGAATTCTCCGAGCAAACCCAGTTCATCGTCGTGACGCACCGCAAAGGGACGATGGAAGAGGCGGATGTGCTCTATGGGGTCACGATGGAGGAAGGCGGGGTGTCTAAGCTCGTCTCCGTCAAGCTGGAGGATGAGGAAACGGTGGAAATTGCTTGA
- a CDS encoding polysaccharide deacetylase family protein, with translation MHRFKKYALISLAFIIILYAVAVANPGTVLSRKACSSWSLVKDQAFVMTHPRQDGSQKLPDNFLIQPGTAEQVPVLMYHYITPQANNDQPDNNSIITLEAFEENMNYLHEQGYYTATMEELEQYVLGKTSLPAKTVVITFDDGYQNNYIYAYPILKKYGFQATIFVIGSRIQQETSPFDPAKKSFLSFEEIKASSDVFEYHSHTYDLHQKGFKKCGLDYATGFDTKSLTADIAKMKELGIDSPYFAYPFGEKSTQMVYSLQENNYRMAFTVLQGFVKPGDSLMRLNRLTVTTATDFAELLQGGH, from the coding sequence ATGCATCGGTTTAAGAAATATGCTTTGATTTCGCTAGCTTTCATCATCATCCTTTACGCTGTGGCTGTAGCCAATCCCGGTACCGTTCTCTCGCGCAAAGCCTGCAGCTCTTGGAGCTTGGTCAAGGATCAAGCTTTTGTAATGACTCATCCTCGTCAGGACGGCAGCCAGAAGCTTCCGGACAATTTCTTAATCCAGCCCGGCACCGCCGAGCAGGTTCCTGTTCTTATGTATCATTACATTACGCCACAGGCCAACAACGATCAACCGGACAATAATTCGATCATCACCCTGGAAGCCTTCGAGGAAAATATGAATTACTTGCACGAGCAAGGTTACTATACAGCGACTATGGAGGAATTGGAGCAGTATGTGCTTGGCAAAACGTCCCTGCCTGCCAAAACCGTAGTAATTACGTTCGACGATGGCTACCAGAACAACTATATTTATGCTTATCCTATTTTGAAAAAATACGGCTTCCAAGCGACCATCTTCGTCATCGGCAGCAGAATACAGCAAGAGACATCGCCATTTGATCCGGCCAAAAAGAGCTTCCTCTCCTTTGAGGAAATCAAGGCCTCTTCTGATGTATTTGAATACCACAGCCACACGTATGACCTGCATCAAAAAGGGTTTAAGAAATGCGGGCTGGATTATGCCACGGGATTCGATACAAAAAGCCTGACGGCCGATATCGCCAAAATGAAGGAACTTGGCATCGACAGCCCGTATTTTGCCTACCCTTTCGGCGAGAAAAGCACGCAAATGGTTTATTCGCTGCAAGAAAACAATTACCGGATGGCCTTTACCGTCCTCCAGGGCTTCGTTAAACCCGGCGATTCTCTCATGAGGCTCAATCGCCTTACGGTGACCACGGCAACCGATTTTGCGGAGCTGTTGCAAGGCGGGCATTAA
- the ffh gene encoding signal recognition particle protein, translating to MAFEGLTNRLQSVFSKLRGKGKVSEDDVNEAMREVRLALLEADVNFKVVKEFISKVKEKAVGKEVMDSFTPGMVIIDIVNKELTELMGGSQAKLAKSNRPPTVVMMAGLQGAGKTTTSAKLAKLLLKGNHRPLLVAGDIYRPAAIKQLQVLGEQIKVPVFTLPEGNSPVEIARQALQHAKDNGNDYLLIDTAGRLHVDEELMEELRQIHEVTQPDEVLLVVDAMTGQDAVNVAESFNQQLELTGVVLTKLDGDTRGGAALSVKAVTGCPIKFAALGEKIDALEPFHPERMASRILGMGDMLSLIEKAQSNIDAEKAKEMERKMRNAEFTFDDFLEQMEQVKKLGPLDQIMDMIPGMGKMKQMKDIKVDEKQMGRVEAIVRSMTKEEKQNPDMINHSRRKRIAAGSGTTLADVNRLIKQFDEMRRMMKQFSDMMGPKGKGSKMMKQMQAKAGKGMRFPFR from the coding sequence ATGGCTTTTGAAGGTTTAACGAACCGATTGCAGAGCGTATTCAGCAAGCTGCGCGGCAAAGGCAAGGTATCGGAGGACGATGTCAACGAAGCTATGAGAGAAGTGCGGCTCGCGTTGCTAGAAGCGGACGTCAACTTCAAAGTGGTCAAGGAATTTATCTCCAAGGTGAAGGAGAAGGCCGTCGGCAAGGAAGTGATGGACAGCTTCACGCCGGGTATGGTCATTATTGATATTGTTAACAAAGAGCTGACCGAGCTGATGGGCGGCAGTCAAGCGAAGCTGGCGAAGAGCAACCGTCCGCCGACCGTCGTGATGATGGCGGGCCTGCAGGGTGCGGGGAAGACGACAACCTCGGCCAAGCTGGCCAAGCTGTTGCTGAAGGGCAACCATCGCCCACTGCTTGTGGCCGGGGACATTTACCGCCCAGCTGCCATTAAGCAGCTGCAGGTGCTTGGCGAACAGATCAAGGTGCCGGTATTCACGCTCCCGGAAGGCAACAGCCCGGTGGAAATCGCCCGTCAGGCGCTGCAGCATGCGAAGGACAACGGCAATGATTACCTGCTCATCGATACAGCGGGACGCCTGCATGTTGATGAGGAATTGATGGAAGAGCTCCGCCAGATTCATGAGGTGACACAGCCGGATGAAGTGCTGCTTGTCGTTGACGCGATGACCGGTCAGGATGCCGTTAACGTGGCCGAGAGCTTCAACCAGCAGCTTGAGCTGACAGGTGTTGTGCTGACCAAGCTGGACGGCGATACCCGCGGCGGTGCGGCATTATCGGTCAAAGCCGTTACCGGCTGCCCGATCAAATTTGCGGCGCTTGGCGAGAAGATCGACGCGCTTGAGCCGTTTCATCCAGAACGGATGGCTTCACGGATTCTCGGCATGGGCGATATGCTCTCGCTGATTGAAAAGGCTCAGTCGAATATCGACGCTGAGAAAGCGAAGGAAATGGAACGCAAAATGCGCAATGCAGAGTTTACGTTCGATGATTTCCTGGAGCAGATGGAACAGGTCAAGAAGCTGGGGCCTCTGGACCAGATTATGGACATGATTCCCGGCATGGGCAAGATGAAGCAGATGAAAGATATCAAGGTCGATGAGAAGCAGATGGGCCGTGTTGAGGCGATCGTCCGCTCCATGACCAAGGAAGAGAAGCAGAATCCGGATATGATCAACCACAGCAGACGCAAGCGTATCGCTGCAGGCAGCGGCACAACGCTTGCCGACGTGAACCGGCTGATCAAGCAGTTCGATGAAATGCGCCGGATGATGAAGCAGTTCTCCGACATGATGGGGCCGAAAGGCAAGGGCTCCAAAATGATGAAGCAAATGCAGGCCAAAGCCGGTAAAGGAATGCGTTTTCCATTCCGTTAA
- the rimM gene encoding ribosome maturation factor RimM (Essential for efficient processing of 16S rRNA): MSDSLLSVGKIVNTHGIRGELKVISSTDFPEVRFAPNSQLILVHPETGEQVQVTVASARPNKGTFIIRFTAYDNINQVEKFKGFDVKVSKEESIELPDNEYYFYEIIGCRVIDEEGEELGVIEEILRPGANDVWVVKMPSRKELLLPVIDDVVLDVDVKAKLVKVHLMEGLL, from the coding sequence ATGTCGGATTCATTGCTGTCAGTTGGCAAAATAGTTAATACACACGGCATCCGCGGAGAACTGAAGGTGATTTCCAGCACGGATTTCCCGGAGGTGCGCTTCGCCCCGAACAGCCAGCTGATCCTGGTTCATCCGGAAACCGGGGAACAGGTTCAAGTCACTGTGGCTTCTGCACGCCCTAATAAAGGGACGTTCATCATTCGTTTTACAGCATACGACAATATCAATCAGGTTGAAAAATTCAAGGGGTTTGATGTGAAGGTCAGCAAAGAGGAGTCCATTGAACTGCCGGATAACGAGTATTATTTTTATGAAATCATCGGCTGCCGTGTCATTGATGAAGAAGGGGAAGAGCTTGGCGTCATAGAAGAGATTCTTCGCCCGGGTGCAAATGATGTATGGGTGGTCAAAATGCCTTCGCGCAAGGAGCTCCTGCTTCCTGTTATAGATGATGTCGTGCTTGACGTGGACGTAAAGGCGAAGCTGGTTAAAGTTCATCTTATGGAGGGACTGCTGTAA
- a CDS encoding KH domain-containing protein, producing the protein MEQLVGVIAKALVDHPDDVRVEVVEKEHLIVYELSVHPDDVGKVIGKQGRIAKALRTVVASAAVKMDKRVTVDIIS; encoded by the coding sequence ATGGAACAATTAGTCGGCGTTATTGCGAAGGCTCTTGTTGATCATCCGGACGATGTCCGTGTGGAGGTCGTAGAGAAGGAACACCTGATTGTGTACGAACTGTCCGTGCATCCTGACGATGTGGGGAAAGTGATCGGCAAGCAGGGCAGAATCGCTAAGGCGCTCCGCACGGTTGTGGCATCGGCAGCCGTTAAGATGGATAAGCGGGTCACCGTGGATATCATATCTTAA
- a CDS encoding putative DNA-binding protein codes for MSQENRLEKTNRINLLFDFYEKLLTEKQQTFLKYYFHDDFSLGEIAAEFGISRQAVYEHIKRAEGMLEAYEEKLRLLHRHEERSAVLVRLGEIIAGSELPAVHKEEARNLLDQAEQL; via the coding sequence ATGAGTCAGGAGAATAGGCTTGAGAAGACGAATCGGATCAACCTTTTGTTTGATTTCTATGAGAAGCTGCTGACAGAGAAGCAGCAGACGTTCCTTAAATATTATTTCCACGATGACTTCTCGCTTGGCGAAATTGCCGCCGAGTTCGGAATCAGCAGACAGGCTGTTTATGAGCATATCAAACGGGCTGAAGGCATGCTGGAAGCTTATGAGGAGAAGCTTAGGCTGCTCCATAGGCATGAGGAACGAAGCGCCGTGCTTGTCCGGCTGGGAGAAATTATCGCAGGTAGCGAGCTGCCCGCCGTACATAAAGAAGAAGCAAGGAACTTGCTCGACCAGGCTGAGCAATTATGA
- the ftsY gene encoding signal recognition particle-docking protein FtsY, with the protein MSFFKKLKDSIASKTEAVTKQFKDGLEKSRKGFVEKVADLVIRRKKIDEEFFEELEEILIGADVGVNTVMTLIDELRSEVKKRRIEDAAELQPILSEKLTELLRGDEDNEMRLNPDGISVFLFVGVNGVGKTTTIGKLAHHYKQQGKKVLLAAGDTFRAGAIEQLEVWGERVGVDVVKQQPGSDPAAVMYDAVQAAKQRGVDILLCDTAGRLQNKSNLMEELNKIYRVIQREIPDAPHEVLMVLDATTGQNALSQAKLFGEKSGVTGLVLTKLDGTAKGGIVVAIRQELSLPVKFVGLGEKMEDLQKFDSEQFVHGLFAGLIQEEEEAAETSGE; encoded by the coding sequence ATGAGTTTCTTTAAAAAATTAAAAGATAGCATCGCCTCCAAGACGGAGGCGGTGACGAAGCAGTTTAAGGACGGGCTTGAGAAAAGCCGCAAAGGCTTCGTCGAGAAAGTAGCCGATCTCGTCATCCGGCGCAAGAAAATCGATGAGGAATTTTTCGAAGAATTGGAAGAAATATTAATCGGGGCGGATGTCGGCGTAAATACCGTGATGACCTTGATTGACGAACTGCGCAGTGAAGTGAAGAAACGGCGGATCGAGGACGCGGCGGAGCTGCAGCCGATTCTGTCCGAGAAGCTCACGGAGCTGCTGCGCGGCGATGAGGACAATGAGATGAGGCTGAATCCTGACGGAATCAGCGTATTCCTGTTCGTTGGCGTCAACGGCGTTGGAAAAACGACTACGATCGGCAAGCTGGCACACCATTACAAGCAGCAGGGCAAGAAAGTGCTCCTCGCTGCGGGAGACACGTTCCGTGCAGGTGCGATCGAGCAGCTAGAGGTATGGGGCGAGCGCGTCGGCGTAGACGTGGTCAAGCAGCAGCCCGGCTCCGACCCGGCGGCGGTTATGTATGATGCCGTGCAGGCGGCGAAACAGCGCGGCGTGGACATTCTTCTGTGCGATACGGCAGGACGCCTGCAGAACAAGTCGAATTTGATGGAGGAGCTGAACAAAATCTACCGGGTCATTCAGCGGGAGATTCCCGATGCCCCTCATGAAGTGCTGATGGTGCTGGACGCCACGACCGGACAGAACGCGCTCAGCCAGGCGAAGCTGTTCGGCGAGAAGAGCGGCGTGACCGGGCTTGTGCTGACGAAGCTTGATGGCACGGCCAAAGGCGGCATCGTTGTCGCGATTCGTCAAGAGCTGAGCCTTCCGGTGAAGTTCGTTGGTCTTGGAGAGAAGATGGAGGATTTACAGAAATTCGATTCTGAGCAATTCGTCCACGGCCTGTTTGCCGGCCTGATTCAGGAAGAGGAAGAAGCCGCGGAAACCAGCGGCGAGTAA
- a CDS encoding hemolysin III family protein translates to MANTHTYPRREEIANAITHGIGSVLSVAALVLLIVFSSLKGTAWHVVSFTIYGVTMLLLYVCSTLVHSFKEGKVKDLFEFFDHSSIYLYIAGTYTPFLLVAIRGPLGWSLFGVIWGIAILGVLFKAFFVKRFLFMSTFFYLIMGWLIVIAWGPLTAAVPSQGIVLLVAGGVLYSLGTIFYVWRAFPYHHAIWHLFVLGGSVTHFFAILLYLLPKW, encoded by the coding sequence ATGGCTAATACGCATACTTATCCGCGCAGGGAGGAAATCGCCAATGCCATCACCCATGGGATTGGATCTGTACTTAGCGTGGCTGCGCTCGTTCTGCTCATCGTATTCTCGAGCTTGAAGGGGACGGCCTGGCATGTAGTCAGCTTTACAATTTATGGGGTTACCATGCTTCTGCTGTACGTTTGCTCTACTCTCGTACACAGCTTCAAGGAAGGCAAAGTGAAGGATTTGTTCGAATTTTTCGACCATTCCTCGATTTACCTTTATATCGCCGGGACGTATACGCCATTTTTGCTTGTGGCGATTCGCGGACCGCTTGGATGGAGCCTGTTCGGGGTAATTTGGGGCATTGCCATACTCGGCGTGCTGTTTAAGGCATTCTTCGTCAAACGATTTTTGTTCATGTCCACATTTTTCTATTTGATCATGGGCTGGCTGATCGTTATCGCCTGGGGACCGCTTACGGCTGCGGTGCCTTCGCAAGGGATCGTGCTGCTGGTAGCCGGGGGCGTTCTATATTCGCTGGGCACGATATTCTATGTGTGGCGAGCTTTTCCTTACCATCATGCGATTTGGCATCTGTTCGTGCTCGGGGGCAGTGTGACGCATTTCTTCGCTATTTTACTGTATCTGCTGCCGAAATGGTAA